A genomic region of Rhizobium sp. NXC24 contains the following coding sequences:
- the mnmE gene encoding tRNA uridine-5-carboxymethylaminomethyl(34) synthesis GTPase MnmE, which translates to MQHSSDTIFALSSGGLPAGVGVVRISGSEALAATKALVGALPKPRQAALKTIRTRNGLVIDRGLVLIFPAPASFTGEDCAEIHVHGGKAVVAALLKELAGIKGCRLAEHGEFSRRALENGKMDLVEIEGLADLIAAETEMQRRLAVEHAAGGLSKLYEGWADRLTRARALIEAELDFADEDDVPGSVSDLVWTDMAKLQSELSTHLAGADLGEIVRDGLKVVIAGAPNAGKSSLMNALARREVAIVTDIAGTTRDVLHVDLNIEGYAVRLYDTAGLRDTEEVIEREGIRRALKTASEADIILSLAEIGSAPQTKFDGFDGKVFRIGTKSDIHPIGGEDYDLRISSTTGAGLAELHQLLVNDLLTRSSALSLALPSRLRHRTLFAESLEALNQAVTFNAAGLDIRAEFLRQAAHSLGRITGRVDVEDLLDVIFSEFCIGK; encoded by the coding sequence ATGCAGCACTCCAGCGATACGATCTTTGCGCTTTCCAGCGGCGGTCTCCCGGCGGGCGTCGGAGTCGTCCGCATCAGCGGTTCGGAGGCTCTGGCGGCGACCAAGGCGCTCGTCGGAGCGTTGCCGAAGCCGCGGCAAGCGGCGCTGAAAACGATTCGGACTCGAAATGGTCTCGTGATTGACCGAGGCTTAGTCCTTATTTTCCCCGCTCCAGCTTCCTTTACCGGGGAGGATTGTGCCGAGATTCACGTTCATGGCGGCAAAGCGGTTGTGGCTGCGCTTCTCAAGGAGCTCGCCGGCATTAAAGGCTGCCGCTTGGCGGAACATGGCGAATTTTCGCGTCGCGCCCTTGAAAATGGCAAGATGGATCTGGTGGAAATCGAAGGCTTGGCCGATCTCATCGCAGCCGAGACGGAAATGCAGCGCCGGTTGGCTGTGGAACACGCGGCGGGCGGTCTTTCAAAGCTTTATGAGGGATGGGCGGATCGTTTGACACGCGCTCGGGCTCTTATCGAGGCGGAGCTGGATTTTGCGGATGAGGATGATGTGCCAGGTTCGGTATCCGATCTGGTCTGGACGGATATGGCAAAGCTGCAATCCGAATTGTCAACACATCTTGCTGGGGCCGATTTGGGCGAGATTGTCCGGGATGGGTTAAAAGTCGTTATCGCCGGCGCGCCGAACGCCGGCAAGTCGAGCTTGATGAACGCACTGGCGCGCCGCGAGGTGGCGATCGTGACGGATATTGCTGGAACCACGCGTGACGTTCTCCATGTCGATCTCAATATCGAGGGATATGCGGTCAGGCTCTATGACACTGCCGGCTTGCGGGACACGGAGGAAGTCATTGAACGCGAGGGGATCCGGCGGGCGCTGAAGACAGCGTCGGAGGCGGATATTATTCTGTCGTTGGCTGAGATAGGGTCTGCCCCGCAAACCAAATTCGACGGATTTGACGGAAAAGTCTTTCGAATAGGCACTAAATCGGACATACATCCGATTGGTGGTGAAGATTACGATCTTCGCATTTCTTCCACGACTGGCGCAGGCTTGGCCGAACTGCATCAATTGTTGGTTAACGATTTGCTAACGCGGTCATCAGCACTTTCATTGGCTTTGCCAAGCCGCTTGCGGCATCGGACGCTGTTTGCGGAAAGTCTGGAGGCACTGAACCAGGCCGTGACCTTCAATGCTGCAGGCTTGGATATACGCGCGGAGTTCCTGCGGCAGGCTGCGCACAGTTTAGGCCGCATCACCGGAAGGGTAGATGTCGAGGATTTGCTTGATGTTATCTTTTCCGAATTCTGTATCGGCAAATGA